A genomic segment from Bacteroidia bacterium encodes:
- a CDS encoding glycosyltransferase family 4 protein, with translation MSKKITYIISNIDKALVFEWTAEALQNTNFELSFILLNPKESTLENYLASKNIRVKRIHLRTKKDIPFALLKTYLTLKKWKPDVVHCHLFEASLVGLFAAKLASIPKRVYTRHHFLYHWEENPKAVKYDVWCNQWATHIVVLTQRMGEFLIENENAVSEKIRFIPHGFRFETWQQVDFQKTKILKSKYNCDNQYPVIGVIARWVKEKGVEYIIPAFKKILQDYPNAKLLLANARGIYKPRIQALLQDIPQKNYQVIEFEPDIANLYALFDIYVHVPTGPDKEPFGQTYIEALFAQKPCIFTLSGIAHSFIEHEKNALVVPYCDSEAIYQSCIRLLNEPELAKNLALNGYDTVTKLFSLEQMIEKLKSLYAE, from the coding sequence ATGTCTAAAAAAATCACTTACATTATCTCTAATATTGACAAAGCATTAGTTTTTGAATGGACCGCAGAAGCTCTGCAAAACACAAACTTTGAACTTTCTTTTATATTACTCAATCCAAAAGAAAGCACATTAGAGAACTACTTAGCTTCAAAAAATATAAGAGTAAAGCGCATTCATTTAAGAACTAAAAAAGATATTCCCTTCGCTTTATTAAAAACTTATTTAACCTTGAAAAAGTGGAAACCTGATGTAGTACATTGTCATTTGTTTGAAGCTAGTTTAGTAGGTTTATTCGCAGCTAAACTAGCTTCTATTCCCAAAAGAGTTTACACAAGGCATCATTTTTTGTATCATTGGGAGGAAAACCCTAAGGCAGTAAAATATGATGTGTGGTGCAATCAATGGGCAACTCATATTGTTGTCCTTACGCAAAGAATGGGTGAGTTTTTAATAGAAAATGAAAATGCTGTATCTGAAAAAATTCGCTTTATTCCACACGGTTTTAGATTTGAGACTTGGCAGCAGGTAGATTTTCAAAAAACGAAAATACTAAAGTCCAAATATAACTGTGATAATCAATATCCTGTGATAGGTGTTATTGCGCGTTGGGTAAAAGAAAAAGGAGTTGAGTATATTATTCCTGCTTTCAAAAAAATTTTACAAGACTATCCTAATGCTAAGCTGCTACTTGCAAATGCAAGGGGAATTTACAAGCCCCGAATACAAGCACTTCTACAAGACATCCCTCAAAAAAATTATCAAGTCATAGAATTCGAACCTGATATTGCTAACCTATACGCTCTTTTTGACATATACGTGCACGTGCCTACGGGTCCAGATAAAGAACCTTTTGGTCAAACATATATTGAGGCACTTTTTGCCCAAAAACCTTGTATTTTTACACTGTCAGGAATTGCACACAGTTTTATTGAGCATGAAAAAAATGCCCTAGTTGTACCATATTGTGATAGTGAAGCTATCTATCAAAGCTGCATCCGGCTTTTAAATGAACCTGAATTAGCAAAAAATCTTGCTCTCAATGGATATGATACTGTAACAAAATTGTTTTCTTTAGAGCAGATGATAGAAAAATTAAAAAGCCTGTATGCGGAATAA
- a CDS encoding TlpA family protein disulfide reductase, translating to MRTWIYAVFAFSVFCTYAQNTVQITVKISEPELSKDTLYLFDITQNNKPIHYIRCKGKSEVVASYSVKHKGTYLFGYHSKEAKAIWLGTESKVKVEVTYKKGNFELVFEQNSDNQRLYTLINTIHQFDRDIQEMRNRIAKAPFTEYESIQKKTDSLIVAKQEYLLRCRNSHNEVERVTAQIYDYPAWNRQGNEAEWIYDHFFDYVDFTQSIYAYHYLFHEKLSAYFQFVIASGEEFCLQKLDTLLSKSAKNTLMQEVIYKSAIWGALRLMPDAAATIYQRFEKNYPKSPFLADFKSILSAFLKAQIGKVMEIALPDTSGKIVSTKDYRGKILIVDFWASWCGPCRMENPNMVRLYNEFKHKGLEIIGVSLDRDANAWKQAIRQDNLAWVHISDLKHWQSAAAREYGVNSIPKTFILDREGRIIAKNLRGEALRQKIQTLLP from the coding sequence ATGAGAACGTGGATTTATGCAGTTTTTGCGTTTTCTGTCTTTTGTACTTATGCGCAAAACACTGTTCAAATTACTGTAAAAATATCAGAACCCGAGCTAAGTAAAGACACTCTATATCTGTTTGACATTACTCAAAACAATAAACCTATTCATTACATCCGTTGTAAAGGTAAGTCTGAAGTCGTAGCTTCTTATTCTGTAAAGCACAAAGGAACCTATTTGTTTGGTTATCATTCCAAAGAAGCCAAAGCAATTTGGTTAGGTACAGAATCAAAAGTCAAGGTTGAGGTTACCTACAAAAAAGGAAATTTTGAGCTTGTTTTTGAGCAGAATTCAGACAATCAGCGATTATATACCTTGATAAATACCATCCATCAATTTGACCGAGACATACAAGAGATGCGTAATCGTATTGCCAAAGCGCCTTTTACAGAGTATGAAAGCATTCAAAAGAAAACAGATAGTTTAATTGTTGCAAAGCAAGAGTATCTACTTCGGTGTAGAAACAGTCATAACGAAGTAGAGAGAGTTACTGCTCAAATTTATGATTATCCAGCTTGGAACAGACAAGGTAATGAAGCCGAATGGATTTATGACCATTTTTTTGATTATGTTGATTTTACTCAAAGCATCTATGCTTATCATTATTTGTTTCATGAAAAGTTGAGTGCATATTTTCAGTTTGTTATTGCGAGTGGGGAGGAATTTTGTTTGCAAAAATTGGATACACTGCTAAGCAAGTCGGCTAAAAATACACTAATGCAGGAAGTCATTTACAAAAGTGCGATATGGGGAGCGCTTAGACTTATGCCTGATGCCGCAGCGACTATTTATCAGCGATTTGAAAAAAATTATCCCAAAAGTCCATTTTTAGCAGATTTCAAGTCTATTTTATCGGCTTTTCTTAAAGCACAGATTGGGAAGGTAATGGAAATTGCTTTACCTGATACAAGTGGCAAAATAGTTAGCACAAAAGATTACAGAGGTAAAATTTTGATTGTGGATTTTTGGGCAAGTTGGTGTGGACCTTGTCGTATGGAAAATCCGAATATGGTTCGTTTGTACAATGAGTTCAAGCACAAAGGTTTGGAGATTATAGGTGTATCTTTGGATAGGGATGCGAATGCTTGGAAACAAGCTATTCGCCAAGATAATTTAGCTTGGGTACATATTAGCGACCTAAAACATTGGCAATCGGCTGCGGCAAGAGAGTACGGAGTGAATAGCATTCCTAAAACCTTTATTTTAGATAGAGAGGGCAGGATTATTGCAAAAAATTTGCGCGGCGAAGCGCTTCGTCAAAAAATACAAACTTTATTGCCTTAA
- a CDS encoding flavin reductase family protein, whose protein sequence is MPVFIAKEQKIPFLFNLLQSSVAPRPIAFVSTINEKNQVNLSPFSFFNLFSVNPPILVFSPSRRVRDNTTKHTLENVKKIPECVINVVSYDMVEQVNLASTEYPEGVNEFIKAGFTEEPSIYVKPPRVKESPVQMECQIRQVIPLGELPGSGNLVICEVVAIHVREDIPVLENGAILPEKVQLVARLGLDFYAKAYGECLFEVAKPLASLGIGIDNIPEPIRYSPILTGNDLGKLGNVAQIPTAEDAQTFVQQNNYQNLDKEALHTTAKHLLSQNKVQEAWKVLVYSLQK, encoded by the coding sequence ATGCCTGTATTTATAGCTAAAGAGCAAAAAATTCCTTTTTTGTTCAATTTATTACAAAGTTCAGTTGCACCTCGTCCAATAGCCTTTGTTTCTACAATAAATGAGAAAAATCAAGTAAATTTATCACCTTTTAGTTTTTTTAATTTATTTAGTGTCAATCCACCGATATTAGTTTTTTCGCCCTCTCGCAGAGTAAGAGATAACACTACTAAACACACTTTAGAAAATGTAAAAAAAATTCCTGAATGTGTGATTAACGTAGTAAGCTATGATATGGTAGAGCAAGTTAATTTAGCTTCTACCGAATACCCTGAGGGGGTTAATGAATTTATCAAAGCAGGTTTTACTGAAGAACCTTCTATTTATGTAAAACCTCCCCGCGTAAAAGAGTCTCCTGTGCAAATGGAATGTCAGATAAGGCAGGTTATTCCCCTAGGGGAGTTACCTGGTAGCGGCAATTTGGTTATTTGTGAAGTAGTAGCTATACATGTGCGAGAAGATATTCCTGTATTAGAAAATGGTGCTATTTTGCCTGAAAAAGTGCAGTTAGTAGCCCGCTTAGGATTAGATTTTTATGCCAAAGCTTACGGCGAGTGTCTTTTTGAAGTAGCTAAGCCCCTTGCTTCTTTGGGCATAGGTATAGATAACATTCCTGAACCTATACGTTATAGCCCTATTCTCACAGGAAATGACTTAGGTAAATTGGGAAATGTAGCTCAAATCCCTACCGCTGAAGATGCACAAACTTTTGTACAGCAGAATAATTATCAAAATTTAGATAAAGAAGCTCTGCATACTACCGCTAAACATTTACTAAGCCAAAATAAAGTACAAGAGGCTTGGAAAGTCTTAGTATATTCGCTTCAAAAATAG
- a CDS encoding T9SS type A sorting domain-containing protein produces MKKYVTILLLSVFLSTVSAFSLPYPSAPEKIDDQNLPILGEVIIYPNPITESATITFTLSKTEPVTIEIYSLIGQKVATIAKNEVFHTGVNSITINKDALKLTSSLYLLSITCDGKTKNYKLFVR; encoded by the coding sequence ATGAAAAAATACGTTACAATACTTTTGTTGAGTGTATTTTTAAGTACTGTAAGCGCGTTTAGTTTACCTTACCCTAGTGCGCCTGAAAAAATAGACGATCAAAACTTACCTATTCTGGGGGAAGTGATCATTTATCCTAATCCTATTACGGAGAGTGCAACTATCACTTTTACATTATCAAAAACAGAACCTGTAACTATAGAGATTTATTCACTCATTGGGCAAAAGGTAGCAACTATAGCTAAAAATGAAGTTTTTCACACAGGTGTCAATAGCATTACCATTAACAAGGACGCTTTGAAACTAACCTCTTCCCTATACCTTTTAAGCATTACTTGTGATGGAAAAACTAAGAATTACAAGCTTTTTGTACGATAA
- the lipB gene encoding lipoyl(octanoyl) transferase LipB: MRNKPVVYFRYLPNADYYETWNLQEQLLQQIVKIKLNNRNKKIPDTTPNYLLFCEHPHVYTLGKNGKKEHLLLNENELQKIGATFVPINRGGDITYHGKGQLVGYPILNLDYFSTDLHLYMRNLEEVIILTLQEYGIEGYRIPKLTGVWVNVQGQPKKIAAFGVRCSHWVTMHGFAFNLNTDLKYFEYIIPCGIQDKGVTSLAEVLQEKVNEEVAQKIVLQKFEKVFDCIIEYE; encoded by the coding sequence ATGCGGAATAAGCCTGTTGTATACTTTCGCTACTTACCTAACGCAGATTATTACGAAACTTGGAACTTACAAGAACAGCTTTTACAACAGATTGTAAAAATTAAACTCAATAATCGGAATAAAAAAATACCTGATACTACCCCTAATTACTTGCTATTTTGCGAGCATCCGCATGTCTACACTTTGGGTAAAAATGGCAAAAAAGAACATTTATTACTCAATGAAAACGAGTTACAAAAAATAGGTGCTACTTTTGTGCCTATCAATCGCGGAGGAGATATCACTTATCACGGAAAAGGGCAGCTAGTTGGCTATCCTATTCTCAATTTAGACTATTTTTCTACAGATTTACATCTCTACATGAGAAATTTGGAAGAAGTAATCATTCTAACCTTACAAGAGTATGGAATTGAGGGCTATCGTATTCCTAAGCTTACAGGCGTTTGGGTAAATGTACAAGGACAACCTAAAAAAATTGCTGCTTTTGGAGTACGCTGCAGCCATTGGGTAACTATGCACGGCTTTGCTTTCAATCTCAATACAGACCTCAAATATTTTGAATACATTATCCCTTGTGGGATCCAGGATAAAGGTGTAACTAGCCTTGCTGAAGTCTTGCAAGAAAAAGTGAACGAAGAAGTAGCCCAAAAAATTGTACTACAAAAGTTTGAGAAAGTATTTGATTGTATTATTGAGTATGAATAA
- a CDS encoding DUF2490 domain-containing protein, whose amino-acid sequence MLSRFIILIVALFELFRLHAQNTAPRLNNLMWYSFISVISYRQWYWQAEIHERHLLEPVLQHQFLLRYALYRKLGPDWATCAGISYLAHNTFRSQILQGIFPHVEVEHQERIRQVNVTHNYRFELRFFDDGNIPNASIQRQFYYHNVRIRYRLQVSFPLFEITHEKTVRLRIFDELHLNLGSKLPINGFHHNRLYVGLNIPTTKQLSMGIGFMYWLQQSGNQVFTNRNIYWITLTHRWSKG is encoded by the coding sequence ATGTTAAGCAGATTTATTATTCTTATAGTTGCTCTTTTTGAACTTTTTCGTTTGCATGCACAGAATACTGCCCCGAGATTAAATAATTTAATGTGGTATAGCTTTATTTCGGTAATATCTTACAGGCAGTGGTACTGGCAAGCAGAAATACATGAACGGCATTTGTTAGAACCTGTTTTGCAACACCAATTTTTGTTACGTTACGCTTTGTATAGAAAGCTAGGACCTGACTGGGCTACTTGCGCAGGTATCTCATATCTGGCCCATAATACGTTTAGAAGTCAAATTTTACAGGGCATATTTCCTCATGTTGAAGTAGAGCATCAAGAAAGAATAAGACAAGTAAACGTTACTCATAATTATAGATTTGAACTTCGCTTTTTTGATGATGGGAATATACCTAACGCATCTATACAAAGACAGTTCTATTATCACAATGTACGGATTAGATACCGCTTGCAAGTAAGCTTTCCTTTATTTGAAATAACTCATGAAAAAACTGTACGCTTACGGATATTTGATGAACTTCACTTAAATTTAGGCAGCAAATTACCTATCAATGGTTTTCATCATAATCGCTTGTACGTAGGATTAAATATTCCAACCACTAAACAGCTTTCTATGGGAATTGGATTTATGTATTGGTTGCAACAGTCAGGTAATCAAGTTTTTACGAATAGAAATATTTATTGGATAACTTTAACTCATAGGTGGAGCAAAGGATAA
- the ychF gene encoding redox-regulated ATPase YchF has protein sequence MSLKCGIVGLPNVGKSTLFNAISTGKAEAANYPFCTIEPNLGTIIVPDKRLEKLAEIVKPQNVVPTVVQIVDIAGLVKGASNNEGLGNKFLSHIREVDAIMHVIRCFEDPNIVHVNGKVDALHDKEIVDIELQLKDLESIERKLEKISRAAKTGDKIAQQTESVLLAFKKHLEMGNPARSLVTTPEERALIADLNLLTDKPVMYVCNVGEKDVHTGNEHTKKIQEVAQKEGAEVILVCAALEAEIAAMENENDRKEFLEALGWEEPGLYKVIRAAYRLLNLITYFTAGPKEVRAWTIPKGTKAPQAAGVIHSDFEKGFIRAEVISYEDFVQYGGEQAVKDAGKLRIEGKDYVVQDGDVMHFRSGL, from the coding sequence ATGAGCTTAAAGTGCGGCATTGTGGGGCTGCCCAACGTGGGTAAATCAACACTATTTAACGCTATTTCTACGGGCAAAGCCGAAGCAGCAAACTATCCTTTTTGCACTATTGAACCGAACTTAGGCACTATCATTGTCCCTGATAAACGCTTGGAAAAATTGGCGGAGATTGTAAAACCGCAAAATGTAGTCCCTACAGTAGTTCAGATTGTAGATATTGCAGGATTAGTCAAAGGAGCAAGCAACAATGAAGGATTGGGGAATAAATTTCTTTCTCACATCCGAGAAGTAGATGCTATTATGCATGTTATTCGCTGCTTTGAAGATCCTAATATTGTACATGTTAATGGAAAAGTAGATGCTCTGCATGATAAAGAAATTGTAGATATTGAATTACAGTTAAAAGATCTTGAAAGCATAGAAAGAAAATTAGAAAAGATAAGCCGTGCCGCTAAAACAGGAGATAAAATAGCCCAACAGACAGAATCTGTACTGTTGGCTTTCAAAAAGCATTTAGAAATGGGAAACCCAGCAAGAAGTTTAGTTACTACACCTGAAGAACGTGCTTTAATTGCAGACTTGAATTTACTTACTGATAAACCTGTAATGTATGTTTGTAATGTGGGTGAAAAAGACGTTCATACTGGAAATGAGCATACTAAAAAAATACAAGAGGTTGCTCAAAAAGAAGGAGCAGAGGTAATTTTAGTTTGTGCGGCTTTGGAAGCAGAAATAGCTGCAATGGAAAATGAAAATGATAGAAAAGAGTTTTTAGAAGCTTTGGGTTGGGAAGAACCAGGGTTATATAAGGTTATTCGTGCGGCTTATCGTTTATTAAACTTAATTACTTACTTTACAGCAGGACCGAAGGAGGTTCGAGCTTGGACTATTCCCAAAGGTACAAAAGCGCCCCAAGCTGCAGGTGTTATCCATAGTGATTTTGAGAAGGGATTTATTCGCGCAGAGGTAATAAGCTATGAGGATTTTGTACAGTACGGCGGAGAGCAGGCTGTAAAAGATGCAGGTAAGCTACGAATAGAAGGCAAAGACTACGTTGTGCAAGACGGCGATGTTATGCATTTTCGTTCAGGTTTATAA
- a CDS encoding T9SS type A sorting domain-containing protein — MKPYQFIPALLLVLFCSSVVAQVPYPFAWVKHTTGTNSSEGILFSYTAPNGDTYVVGRFNDTVDFDPGPATFNLIAKGTDAFVAKYTSLGALVWAKSFQASSSTSYAEATGVAVDALGNIYVCGSFNDVVDFDPDAGIYNLSPTGSSSNPDAFLVKLSPSGGFLWAGKIGSPQYELALSITTDAANDIYVAGRFQDTTDFDMGPATNNLIAGGSVDPFVAKYNSSGALIWAKQFKGNSGSFAAAEKVLISSGNVIVTGIFSGTNDFDPGSGTFNLSAASMMPDFYICQLNSAGNFMWAKSIGGVGLEFVNDMTIDNSGNILLCGTFDNAVDFDPGPGIAIINPFSTFIDDFFVLKLSPLGNYEWAKGIGGQLLEHATVISTNSLGDVFVAGNFMDTVDFDPGPGTAFLYSSSGSMNNGFILKLSGGTGGFEWVKQLNIDQMIQINGIGLDSFENLYLTGEFYGTCDFDPGSGTVNLTAEAADAFILKLNASATNITQNLVENQFKVYPTIAQEYLYIHPSQPANYLLQIIDVNGRILMLEQQQNTTSIPLHNYPNGLYKVRIQNLSTQASETHTFIVQH; from the coding sequence TTCCTGCTTTATTGCTTGTCTTGTTCTGTTCAAGTGTGGTAGCACAAGTGCCTTATCCTTTCGCTTGGGTCAAACATACCACAGGTACGAATAGCAGCGAAGGAATTTTATTCTCTTACACTGCACCCAATGGTGACACTTATGTAGTAGGGAGATTTAATGACACGGTTGATTTTGATCCTGGTCCAGCTACCTTCAACCTTATAGCCAAAGGAACAGACGCTTTTGTAGCTAAGTACACTTCTTTAGGAGCCTTAGTATGGGCTAAAAGTTTTCAGGCAAGTAGTTCTACCTCGTATGCAGAAGCCACAGGTGTTGCCGTAGATGCATTAGGGAATATCTATGTATGTGGCAGTTTTAATGACGTAGTAGATTTTGACCCTGATGCAGGTATATATAATTTATCCCCCACAGGGTCAAGTTCTAATCCTGATGCGTTTTTGGTCAAGCTTAGTCCATCGGGTGGTTTTCTTTGGGCAGGAAAAATAGGTAGTCCACAGTATGAATTAGCACTCAGTATTACTACGGATGCTGCTAATGATATTTACGTAGCAGGAAGGTTTCAAGATACTACTGATTTTGACATGGGTCCCGCTACAAATAACTTAATTGCAGGTGGTTCGGTTGATCCTTTTGTAGCTAAGTATAACTCCTCAGGGGCGCTAATTTGGGCAAAACAGTTCAAAGGAAATAGTGGTAGTTTTGCTGCTGCTGAAAAAGTTTTAATCTCATCAGGAAATGTGATTGTAACAGGTATTTTTAGTGGTACAAATGATTTTGATCCAGGTTCAGGTACATTTAATCTTAGCGCTGCCAGCATGATGCCTGACTTTTATATTTGCCAGCTAAACAGTGCGGGAAATTTTATGTGGGCAAAGAGTATAGGTGGTGTAGGGTTAGAATTTGTCAACGATATGACAATTGATAATTCAGGCAACATACTACTTTGTGGTACTTTTGACAATGCCGTAGATTTTGACCCAGGTCCTGGTATTGCAATTATCAATCCTTTCAGTACTTTTATAGATGATTTTTTTGTACTTAAATTAAGTCCTTTGGGTAACTATGAATGGGCAAAAGGCATAGGAGGACAATTGCTAGAACACGCAACAGTAATTAGTACTAACTCTTTGGGCGATGTATTCGTTGCAGGTAATTTTATGGATACAGTAGATTTTGACCCAGGTCCTGGTACTGCTTTTCTATACTCTTCATCAGGCTCTATGAATAATGGTTTTATATTGAAGTTAAGCGGTGGAACAGGTGGCTTTGAATGGGTAAAACAGCTCAATATCGACCAAATGATACAAATCAACGGAATTGGGCTAGACTCATTTGAAAACTTATATCTTACAGGTGAATTCTACGGAACATGTGATTTTGACCCAGGTTCTGGTACAGTTAATTTAACAGCCGAAGCAGCTGATGCATTTATACTCAAGCTGAACGCTTCCGCTACCAACATAACTCAAAATCTGGTTGAGAATCAATTTAAGGTATATCCTACTATAGCCCAAGAATACTTGTACATACATCCTTCGCAGCCCGCAAATTATCTACTGCAAATCATAGATGTAAATGGAAGAATACTCATGTTAGAACAGCAGCAAAATACAACCTCTATACCTCTGCACAATTATCCGAATGGGTTGTATAAAGTTAGAATACAAAATTTAAGCACACAAGCGTCAGAAACTCATACCTTCATAGTACAGCACTAA
- a CDS encoding FkbM family methyltransferase, whose translation MNKKIGLKTKFFNTLRTLFKNQLAERIIRKITNGSSAGSFLSKIPANNYQYSSPTIRKVNIEGLNFELDISDYMEWLLYFGIRAEPREKLYELVRDKKIIFDIGANFGETALFFAKYAPSDAKIYVFEPESFCFRKLVHNLSLNAYNNIFAFNFGFGNENGKFYLASDTANNRGGNRIQLEANMPANIEIKRIDDFVEQEKIEKVDFIKIDVEGFEYHVLKGGENVIRRDKPTLFVEVNDKNLKAQKSSAVELISFLEKYYSHIYAAQDNRPITSKTNFEGLHFDVIAIT comes from the coding sequence ATGAACAAAAAAATAGGTCTAAAAACTAAATTTTTTAACACTTTAAGAACTTTATTCAAAAACCAACTTGCAGAGCGTATAATACGAAAAATAACAAATGGTTCATCGGCAGGTTCATTTTTGTCAAAAATTCCTGCTAACAATTATCAATACTCCTCACCTACAATCAGAAAAGTGAATATTGAAGGACTGAACTTTGAATTAGATATCAGTGATTATATGGAGTGGCTTTTGTACTTTGGTATCCGTGCCGAACCGAGAGAAAAATTGTATGAATTGGTCAGGGATAAAAAAATAATTTTTGACATAGGGGCAAACTTTGGGGAAACAGCTTTATTTTTTGCCAAATACGCCCCTAGCGATGCAAAAATATATGTCTTTGAACCTGAATCATTCTGTTTCAGAAAATTAGTCCATAACTTGAGCTTGAATGCATACAACAATATTTTCGCTTTTAATTTTGGCTTTGGAAATGAAAATGGCAAGTTTTACCTTGCTTCAGATACGGCTAATAATCGTGGAGGAAATAGGATTCAGTTAGAAGCAAATATGCCCGCAAACATTGAGATAAAAAGAATAGATGACTTTGTTGAACAAGAAAAGATTGAAAAAGTAGATTTTATCAAAATAGACGTAGAAGGTTTTGAATATCATGTCTTAAAGGGGGGAGAAAATGTAATCCGAAGAGATAAGCCAACTTTATTTGTAGAAGTTAATGATAAAAATTTAAAGGCACAAAAAAGCTCTGCCGTAGAACTTATTTCTTTTTTAGAAAAATACTATTCCCACATTTACGCTGCACAGGACAATAGACCAATAACGTCAAAAACTAATTTTGAAGGTCTACATTTTGATGTTATTGCTATCACATAA
- the cas6 gene encoding CRISPR-associated endoribonuclease Cas6 has translation MKVKIILNKQSKYGLVPFNHLNELYQLILGIMESKYSVFEPIIKPYAKTHRDFNLFTFSGIKGFSKVENNALNFQSKKLSWVISSPIEAFLDKVLDELFRMPVIKIGDILVNPIQTEVIPAPNFHRAIKYLALSPLVLDREEQNIHSPESETFSDKLFDSTIRRMIEFYGDSLPYNQMTEFQFIPDKEYLERMKNQRKEVAREYTTVKYGKVKTYLMPFVLYAHPKIHEFVWDTGVGDITEEGFGGVDVLK, from the coding sequence ATGAAGGTCAAAATTATATTGAATAAACAAAGTAAATACGGATTAGTACCTTTTAATCATCTGAATGAACTCTACCAACTCATTTTGGGCATCATGGAGAGTAAGTACTCTGTTTTTGAACCTATCATAAAACCTTATGCAAAAACGCATCGAGACTTTAATCTATTTACTTTTTCGGGTATAAAAGGTTTTAGCAAAGTAGAAAATAACGCGCTCAATTTTCAATCTAAAAAATTATCTTGGGTGATTAGCTCCCCTATTGAAGCTTTTTTAGACAAAGTATTAGATGAACTTTTTAGAATGCCTGTAATTAAAATTGGAGATATTTTGGTCAATCCTATACAAACCGAAGTTATTCCTGCACCCAATTTTCACCGAGCTATAAAATACTTAGCGCTATCCCCATTAGTATTAGATAGAGAGGAGCAGAATATTCATTCGCCTGAAAGTGAAACTTTTTCAGATAAATTATTTGACAGTACTATCAGAAGAATGATAGAATTTTATGGGGATTCCTTGCCTTACAATCAAATGACAGAATTTCAATTCATTCCTGATAAAGAGTACCTCGAACGTATGAAAAATCAACGTAAGGAAGTGGCACGTGAATACACTACTGTTAAATATGGCAAGGTAAAAACCTACTTAATGCCTTTTGTATTATACGCACATCCCAAAATTCACGAATTTGTTTGGGATACAGGAGTAGGAGATATTACAGAAGAGGGTTTTGGCGGCGTAGATGTACTGAAATAA
- a CDS encoding substrate-binding domain-containing protein, translating into MISCKTGKPSEKQQRDTPTTGFIKIAADESLAPIVNAELDVFLATYLQAHIQPIYQGETEVIKSLVADSVRSIILARPLNKAEKDFFIQKSLVPKETKIATDAIAFIVHLSNPDSEFTPAQIESIMSGKITHWKQLNPKSTLDSITIVFDNPNSSTARYVQEKFNHNKPLPKHFFAVNTNEQVMEYIEKNKNAIGVIGVNWISDIDDTQIQKFRKKFHVVGIIDKDNVAYQPYQSYIADKHYPYTRDIYFICTEPYRGLGTGLGAFIASHRGQKIIQKAGLVPATMPARIVEIK; encoded by the coding sequence TTGATTAGCTGCAAAACAGGAAAACCTTCTGAAAAACAACAAAGAGATACACCTACCACAGGATTTATCAAAATTGCAGCAGATGAAAGTCTTGCCCCTATTGTCAATGCGGAATTAGATGTATTTTTAGCCACTTATCTGCAAGCCCATATCCAGCCAATTTATCAAGGTGAAACAGAGGTCATCAAAAGCTTGGTAGCTGATAGTGTTCGCTCTATTATTTTAGCCAGACCACTCAACAAAGCAGAAAAAGATTTTTTCATTCAAAAGAGTCTTGTTCCCAAAGAAACTAAAATAGCCACAGATGCTATCGCATTTATCGTTCATCTTTCAAATCCAGATTCAGAATTTACACCTGCACAAATAGAGAGTATTATGAGCGGTAAAATTACCCATTGGAAACAACTCAATCCTAAAAGTACACTAGACAGCATAACCATAGTTTTTGATAATCCCAATTCAAGCACAGCTAGATACGTACAAGAAAAATTCAATCACAATAAACCTTTGCCTAAGCACTTTTTTGCAGTAAATACTAACGAACAAGTAATGGAATACATTGAGAAAAACAAAAATGCAATAGGAGTAATTGGTGTAAATTGGATTAGCGACATAGATGACACTCAAATTCAAAAATTCAGAAAGAAATTTCATGTAGTAGGAATTATTGACAAGGATAATGTAGCATATCAGCCCTATCAATCGTATATTGCAGATAAACACTATCCTTATACAAGAGACATTTACTTTATTTGTACTGAACCTTACAGGGGCTTAGGTACAGGTTTAGGTGCTTTTATAGCCAGCCACAGAGGACAAAAAATTATACAAAAAGCAGGACTTGTCCCCGCTACTATGCCTGCACGAATAGTAGAGATAAAATGA